In a genomic window of Spodoptera frugiperda isolate SF20-4 chromosome 18, AGI-APGP_CSIRO_Sfru_2.0, whole genome shotgun sequence:
- the LOC118277826 gene encoding uncharacterized protein LOC118277826 isoform X2 translates to MENKKIPPATQQPLTQQHLLAHHVHPEQIYSQHHPQLSHLSSSQTGQIQPNGVMHQLLQSQYHSNMNARSPLLENRHDLYSTGHNHDYARHYGANDNYNYPQSPPRHERTEVHTDQNVNHELLHNIPKGYNAEVYQDYLKRNPPKDTNQIYQNHQPMYRPNVNPNQYGSKPYLPYSNRIGPQSNTELLRRQYSEIQQMKLQQQLHYQNQAQMHQQQKFAERQLLLQQIHGVQPPPNLQNSIYSDGSYRDLDRYSSKNDFKEYSSPDIQKDIDSYAKNNEYKEYEKQNRQYEAQWNQNQQAEYREQEQQYRRQIEAEKGKSQSPPSDYKSQSQKNNMSVASPMKSSESSTPSVKSPSSDSRRSSGGNQALRSPIAHRIPSAPVTMSGILYKQGSDGLKVWRKRWFVLSEYCLFYYKSQDEEKLLGSVLLPSYKVSSCTAEDKVLRKFAFKLEHANMRTYVLAAPDQEAMMKWVKSLTMAALMQSPNEQPQKQSDRTAAKIEDVDEIPTYANAPPKPRRSNEGYNSPSPDMYDPNYDLLKKPASHYSQGTSHARYQDHANYPASPNNQEPTYTRSPQSPPPVQQQPQYQTKRPPYDTQHLSLPLTNTVTDKLENNQPSTSSMYKSNPQSPYFDRNRSQQQMAQENREQNIYERQSQRNPFLQDTTPQTETSSKDERNEQQNNSRSNLKEERSESVHKDSSQNDSRNSAKSNIDLNAYNRDVYGELTSRQVRAGSAINERLMAERRTPDAYGRSTTMSAYNKGKMGDYEDVYSQYVTENEYGKTYAKSPNPSQADAVSTSSNQQQQKLPGNYPQEKTFSGPSVLRRKKMQSSGIQPPMPRPHSADFLEYESKAEMLNRSAPSRSAYDSYKEPQRPKSSLDINSYYDPSSDRYYSEESYAEKMRQSAQYLQQGLVPSVGPRNMEIPLANYASGLAKKQLSTAYSQMTNNNYEAEFSSNRDNVSYNSKYGDLEALNSNWTLKEKEIQKEYLNRSGSVMSDGSNVSGYVKEAAKYDTNADGFMRSASARLPSTSTEKEGEKKVQQREESMKRLLEWKQRMLQSPLTRKSTPATISLARSLNHSRQSLRSDQYKSKTYTNASYNSYSSDDEEGTSGTDLQKPRDMQAGRSHKVNLTSPIIMRPITPHAPSITQTDPIENTSNEKMKITKDTENTYQNILCTISVPKVNLEDELQKSTFEPEQEKVEEHVPPTMSEDGYETEDSEAESETQMEYTDNDLDEVLLDSDEEHQNNVQSCDDKETDIKEENQDTIQNLIESKPETPPVAVSGENHYLPMSPRKISVSEPPHKAIIESLSVFDQSMPQGYEDNPYVEMNLGNEDDDGQTYEVVCVNNGKIEPVYMELSNVSSSESKSQEESTSSKLLDTASNFADSNNHTLKRASKTDKNSKEKSETSDVDDETSKDVSLHSPFSRFSISDTFRPASYYLNSSKSTLDVHDSSDSEISSPPPVPTSSPPCDDLSDDALSKYILEKLDKSDMSYDNSILKMLTSENQKMNTVKRKTTSLMIYGSRTSIHDTLSRGEKIRNSRASLTNERNKMSESASNLLSSTLLDHYNHSSSIETDSLRSYSAERGSSRLSLESDVSSKFDLVPSNLSSEVTSLNGSELAIDYRHPIGYRDLEMMIKRRPLSDESLLELVKAEIPLNSDNPTFVDLDRYLDNLQAGTSEEHNMSLQGQLNSSAPETSNYKDNVIQAALQTATHSRSSSTPLNHNSRLNSYGSRNSIGQQFRHLSEQTSSYTGSQSSCSSSGIPKSPMSYYCKNYDEEKLLKKNLNNDAISDKVKEFENEKIALRTGNDTNASSTSTGFHSRESSTEHSAPYYYSDLSSQEHINVLPTSHYLKNTNLHRKLNNQRRRGPLHKKNDISHIHNPIRNNQIMLSEPSFELATTARSVSVEFLSAADKDPEIDMKNIYESTGGRNSKIPESMNLSGLGCKRNSSSYSFHESSSPESNAINSSSLIKLSSTSMSSHCSGNSSNTVYYDAEADAGAYENVVCQGDRHWDEDSLWRDNLRRVSHRHARSMDDLDSMPAGTSLSTKISEASGMSSIKRVKKDTINKISRNVTYVNCDIQGRVLRNRENKSGFLEHFLEEEQKLDENDVYVSLAESVELSSKQSDEGVYEQLAVESNSPMGYTNKLTSEADKKRFEIDREKLRQWDLMSSGLMKGRVGRVRGSGASAGVGDAACSTDTGTDSASNEGIL, encoded by the exons ATGGAGAACAAAAAGATCCCGCCGGCGACGCAGCAGCCGCTCACCCAGCAACACCTGCTGGCACATCACGTGCACCCGGAGCAGATCTACTCCCAGCATCACCCTCAACTATCCCACCTCAGTTCTTCACAAACAGGCCAAATACAACCAAATGGCGTCATGCACCAGTTACTGCAGAGTCAGTATCACTCGAACATGAATGCACGATCTCCGCTCCTTGAAAACAGACACGATTTGTATAGTACTGGTCACAATCACGATTACGCCCGACATTATGGAGCAAATGATAACTATAATTACCCACAGTCACCACCCAGACACGAAAGGACAGAGGTGCACACAGATCAGAATGTTAATCACGAGCTACTTCACAATATACCTAAGGGATACAACGCAGAAGTCTACCAAGATTATTTAAAACGAAACCCACCGAAAGATACCAAccaaatataccaaaatcatcAACCTATGTATAGGCCTAATGTTAATCCTAATCAGTATGGATCCAAGCCATATCTTCCATATTCAAATAGAATAGGTCCACAGAGTAACACAGAATTGTTACGTAGACAGTATAGTGAAATTCAACAAATGAAACTGCAGCAGCAGCTTCATTACCAAAATCAGGCACAAATGCACCAACAACAGAAGTTCGCCGAAAGGCAGTTGTTGCTGCAACAGATCCATGGCGTACAGCCACCACCTAACTTACAGAATAGTATTTACTCAGATGGTTCATACAGAGACTTGGATCGATACAGTAGTAAAAACGACTTCAAAGAATATAGTAGCCCTGATATACAAAAAGACATCGATAGCTATGCTAAAAACAATGAGTACAAGGAATATGAAAAGCAAAATAGACAGTATGAAGCTCAGTGGAATCAAAACCAGCAAGCTGAGTACAGAGAGCAGGAACAACAGTACAGAAGACAGATAGAAGCGGAGAAAGGGAAAAGTCAGTCTCCACCATCAGATTATAAAAGCCAAAGTCAAAAGAACAATATGAGTGTCGCATCACCGATGAAGTCTAGCGAATCTAGTACTCCTAGTGTGAAGTCTCCGTCCTCGGACAGTAGGCGGAGCAGTGGTGGAAACCAGGCTCTGCGATCACCCATAGCACACCGTATACCATCCGCTCCAGTCACCATGTCGGGGATCCTATACAAACAAGGTTCAGATGGATTAAAAGTATGGAGGAAGAGGTGGTTCGTTTTATCGGAATACTGCTTGTTCTACTATAAAA GTCAAGACGAAGAGAAACTTCTTGGCTCAGTGCTCCTGCCGTCATACAAGGTATCGAGTTGCACCGCGGAAGACAAAGTGCTTCGGAAATTTGCATTCAAACTGGAGCACGCGAACATGAGAACTTACGTCCTCGCGGCGCCTGATCAGGAGGCCATGATGAAATGGGTGAAGTCGTTGACCATGGCCGCACTCATGCAGAGCCCCAA TGAGCAGCCGCAAAAACAGAGCGATCGGACAGCTGCGAAAATCGAG GATGTCGATGAAATACCAACCTACGCGAACGCTCCACCGAAGCCAAGGCGCTCTAATGAAGGATACAACTCACCAAGCCCTGATAT GTACGATCCAAACTATGACTTACTCAAAAAGCCAGCATCACACTACAGTCAAGGCACTAGTCACGCACGATATCAAGACCACGCAAATTATCCAGCCAGTCCAAACAACCAAGAGCCCACATACACTCGCAGTCCGCAATCTCCACCGCCAGTACAACAACAACCACAGTATCAAACAAAACGACCACCTTATGATACGCAACATCTCTCTCTGCCATTAACAAACACAGTCACCGACAAACTCGAGAACAACCAACCCAGTACCTCATCTATGTACAAATCTAATCCGCAATCGCCTTATTTTGATAGGAATAGAAGCCAGCAGCAAATGGCACAAGAAAACAGGGAACAAAATATATACGAGAGGCAATCACAACGTAATCCTTTCCTGCAAGATACAACTCCTCAGACGGAAACATCTTCAAAGGATGAACGAAATGAACAACAGAATAATTCTCGGTCGAATTTGAAGGAAGAAAGATCTGAATCCGTTCACAAGGACTCGTCACAAAATGATAGTAGAAATAGCGCCAAATCTAATATTGATTTGAATGCTTATAATAGAGACGTATATGGGGAGTTGACTTCTAGGCAAGTAAGAGCAGGAAGTGCTATAAACGAACGTTTAATGGCTGAGAGGCGGACGCCAGATGCTTACGGTAGATCTACAACAATGTCTGCTTATAACAAAGGTAAAATGGGAGACTACGAGGATGTATACTCACAATATGTCACCGAAAATGAATACGGTAAAACATATGCTAAATCGCCAAACCCATCTCAAGCAGATGCTGTGAGCACTTCCTCTAATCAACAACAGCAAAAGTTGCCCGGCAACTAT CCCCAAGAGAAGACATTCAGCGGACCTTCAGTACTAAGGCGAAAGAAAATGCAATCGAGTGGAATTCAACCTCCAATGCCACGTCCGCATAGTGCAGATTTTCTTGAATATGAATCAAAAGCGGAAATGTTGAACAGATCCGCTCCTTCTCGCTCAGCTTATGATTCATACAAGGAACCACAACGGCCTAAGTCCAGTTTGGACATTAATTCTTACTACGACCCCAGCTCTGATAGGTACTATTCTGAAGAAAGCTACGCAGAGAAAATGCGCCAATCTGCACAGTATTTGCAACAAGGACTCGTTCCGAGTGTAGGTCCGAGGAATATGGAGATACCCCTCGCGAATTATGCAAGCGGCTTAGCAAAGAAACAACTCAGCACTGCATATTCACAAATGACGAATAATAATTACGAAGCTGAATTTAGCTCGAATCGGGATAATGTAAGTTATAATTCGAAATACGGTGATTTAGAGGCACTAAATTCTAATTGGACATTAAAGGAGAAAGAGATACAGAAGGAATATCTAAATAGAAGTGGTAGTGTTATGAGCGATGGTTCGAATGTCAGTGGTTATGTCAAAGAAGCAGCCAAATATGATACTAATGCTGATGGATTTATGAGATCTGCAAGTGCAAGGTTACCGTCGACATCCACAGAAAAGGAAGGTGAAAAGAAAGTGCAACAG CGTGAAGAGTCAATGAAAAGATTATTAGAATGGAAGCAAAGGATGTTGCAATCACCGCTAACCAGAAAAAGTACTCCAGCGACAATATCTCTCGCGAGGTCTCTCAATCATAGTCGCCAGTCGCTACGATCAGACCAATATAAATCCAAAACGTACACGAACGCGTCATACAATAGCTATTCTTCGGATGATGAAG AGGGAACATCGGGCACTGATCTGCAAAAACCCAGAGATATGCAGGCAGGAAGGTCTCATAAAGTGAACCTAACAAGTCCTATCATTATGCGACCTATAACCCCGCACGCGCCCTCTATTACTCAAACTGATCCAATAGAAAATACTTCTAACGAGAAGATGAAAATTACTAAGGACACGGAAAATACTTATCAAAACATTTTGTGTACCATATCTGTCCCTAAAGTTAATTTGGAAGATGAACTTCAGAAGTCCACATTTGAGCCGGAACAAGAGAAAGTAGAAGAACATGTGCCGCCAACAATGTCAGAGGATGGATATGAAACTGAAGACAGCGAAGCAGAGTCAGAGACACAGATGGAATACACTGACAATGACCTGGATGAAGTATTATTAGACTCTGATGAAGAACACCAAAACAATGTTCAAAGTTGTGATGATAAGGAGACCGACATTAAAGAAGAAAACCAAGACACGATACAAAATCTTATTGAATCGAAACCAGAAACACCGCCAGTAGCTGTTTCTGGAGAAAATCATTATTTACCAATGAGTCCTAGAAAAATATCTGTTTCCGAACCTCCTCACAAAGCCATAATCGAAAGTTTGAGCGTATTCGATCAATCAATGCCTCAAGGATACGAAGATAATCCCTACGTAGAAATGAATTTAGGAAATGAAGATGACGATGGCCAAACTTATGAAGTGGTTTGTGTCAACAACGGAAAAATAGAACCTGTTTATATGGAACTTAGTAACGTATCCTCTAGTGAGTCTAAATCTCAAGAGGAATCTACGAGTTCTAAACTTTTAGATACTGCATCTAATTTTGCTGATTCAAATAATCACACCCTCAAAAGAGCTAGTAAAACTGATAAGAATTCAAAAGAGAAATCAGAAACTTCTGACGTGGACGATGAAACAAGCAAAGACGTTTCTTTACATTCACCTTTCAGTAGATTTAGTATATCAGACACATTCCGTCCAgcttcatattatttaaatagtagTAAAAGTACTTTAGACGTTCATGATAGTTCTGACAGCGAAATATCTTCACCTCCACCAGTACCCACCTCTTCTCCTCCTTGTGATGATTTGTCGGACGACGCCCTATCAAAATACATCTTAGAGAAATTGGACAAATCAGATATGTCATATGATAattcaattttgaaaatgttaacTTCTGAAAATCAAAAGATGAACACTGTTAAACGAAAAACTACGTCATTAATGATTTATGGAAGTCGAACGTCTATTCATGATACACTATCTAGGGGTGAGAAAATTCGAAATAGCCGAGCGAGTCTCACGAATGAGAGAAACAAAATGAGTGAAAGTGCTAGTAACTTGTTGAGCAGTACTTTGCTTGATCATTACAATCATTCAAGCAGTATAGAAACAGATTCTTTGAGAAGTTATAGCGCTGAGAGAGGTTCTTCCCGGCTATCACTCGAATCGGACGTCAGTAGTAAATTTGATTTAGTGCCATCGAATTTGTCATCTGAGGTTACAAGTCTAAATGGAAGCGAATTAGCTATAGATTATAGACATCCCATTGGATATCGAGATTTAGAAATGATGATAAAAAGAAGACCTCTTTCTGATGAATCGTTACTGGAACTAGTTAAGGCTGAAATCCCACTAAATAGTGATAATCCTACGTTCGTAGATTTAGATAGATATTTAGATAACTTACAAGCTGGTACGAGTGAAGAACATAATATGAGTTTACAAGGACAACTAAATAGTTCGGCACCAGAAACTTCAAATTACAAAGATAACGTAATACAGGCAGCTTTACAAACTGCAACACACTCTCGTTCCTCAAGTACTCCTTTGAATCACAATAGTAGACTGAATAGTTATGGAAGCAGGAATTCTATCGGGCAACAATTTCGTCATTTAAGTGAACAAACGTCTAGCTATACCGGTTCACAAAGTTCATGCAGTTCCTCAGGTATACCTAAGTCACCTATGTCTTATTACTGTAAAAATTACGACGAGGAAAAGCTTTTGAAGAAGAATTTAAACAACGATGCAATTTCTGATAAGGTAAAGGAGTTTGAGAACGAAAAAATCGCACTTCGTACAGGGAATGATACGAACGCTTCTTCAACTTCTACGGGATTTCATAGCAGGGAAAGTTCAACTGAACACAGTGCTCCTTATTACTATTCTGATCTTTCTTCTCAAGAGCATATTAATGTTTTACCTACTTCCCATTACTTGAAAAATACTAACCTTCATCGAAAGCTAAATAACCAGCGCCGGAGGGGACCATTACATAAGAAAAATGATATTTCACACATTCATAATCCTATTCGAAATAATCAAATTATGTTGTCAGAACCATCTTTCGAATTGGCAACGACAGCTAGAAGCGTGTCTGTTGAGTTCTTGAGTGCTGCAGATAAAGATCCAGAGATTGACATGAAAAACATATACGAGTCGACTGGTGGGAGGAATTCTAAAATTCCCGAATCAATGAATTTATCTGGACTTGGTTGTAAAAGGAATTCAAGTAGTTATAGTTTCCACGAAAGCTCTTCGCCAGAGTCGAATGCTATTAATTCAAGTTctttaataaaactatcaagCACTAGTATGTCATCTCACTGCAGTGGAAATTCATCAAACACTGTTTATTATGATGCTGAAGCCGATGCCGGTGCTTATGAAAATGTTGTTTGCCAAGGAGACAGACACTGGGATGAGGATTCTTTGTGGAGAGATAATTTGAGACGAGTCTCCCACAGACATGCTAGATCTATGGATGATTTAGACTCAATGCCTGCAGGAACATCGCTATCCACCAAAATAAGTGAAGCATCTGGAATGAGTAGTATAAAAAGAGTTAAAAAAGAtaccattaataaaattagtagaaACGTTACCTACGTGAATTGTGATATACAAGGTAGAGTATTGagaaatagagaaaataaatcTGGTTTTCTTGAACACTTTTTGGAGGAAGAACAAAAATTAGATGAAAACGACGTATATGTGAGTCTCGCTGAAAGTGTAGAATTATCTTCAAAACAGTCAGATGAAGGTGTTTACGAACAACTGGCTGTTGAGTCAAATAGTCCTATGGGTTACACAAATAAACTAACTTCTGAAGCTGATAAGAAACGGTTTGAAATTGATAGAGAAAAGTTAAGACAGTGGGATCTGATGTCGAGTGGTTTAATGAAGGGTAGAGTAGGACGCGTGCGGGGCTCAGGTGCTAGTGCAGGCGTGGGAGACGCTGCCTGTAGTACGGACACTGGGACCGATAGTGCAAGCAATGAAGGTATCCTCTAA